The following coding sequences lie in one Arachis ipaensis cultivar K30076 chromosome B05, Araip1.1, whole genome shotgun sequence genomic window:
- the LOC107643466 gene encoding LOW QUALITY PROTEIN: TORTIFOLIA1-like protein 4 (The sequence of the model RefSeq protein was modified relative to this genomic sequence to represent the inferred CDS: deleted 1 base in 1 codon), which produces MSLPSSRRNSFSGPPQLAATSPGSTQDLRQRVIMLLNKLSDRDTLAIATAELESIARTLSPESFSSFLSCIHNTDSSSKSPVRKQCVNLLSLLTRFHGDALAPFLSKMIATVLRRLRDSDSAVRSACVDAVSTMSSRITKLPFTAAFLRPLMDALAQEQDANSQIGAALCLPXXXXXAAAVEAAPEPDAEALRRSAMPRLGKLAKSEVCKAKAALLVLIGSVVGAGGASSSGVLNWLVPCLVEFLSSEDWTVRKAAAEALGKVATTERDLASRHRALCLDSLQNRKFDKVKVVRECMNRALEMWKEVADDTSEDAFSPAKSTCSSFGPDDSKGHCVNFGSKFSQPKKTVPVNRSPPSTHSFASSVEREKPLKNNNKDSRIRILHQQDDNKFSDEKLVTPVSKSPNSKVSKEDVIKTCDFEVSKPPRNQNVVNSRQEIKRALFSKTSDEKVQKSSGLKSRVVPCYGDENIESDVTVNNVNEVCESPQDAEDLSLIREQLLQIENQQSNLLDLLQRFIGSSQSGLNSLETRVNGLEMALDEISYDLAVSSGRIPNTDATEDMCCKLPGSDFLSSKFWKKTETRFSSSGSISSPITATADKADSKQMLTTTNHKRFQHRRGGFFVNPLSDVESDSTHLEQHSHKMVQDAEKAQSYNASCFDGISPAACEALRNQNIRSSV; this is translated from the exons ATGTCACTCCCGTCTTCCAGGCGCAACTCGTTCAGCGGCCCGCCCCAACTCGCCGCCACGTCACCGGGGTCAACTCAGGACCTCCGCCAGCGAGTCATCATGCTTCTCAACAAGCTTTCCGACCGCGACACCCTCGCCATCGCCACGGCGGAACTCGAGTCCATCGCCAGAACTCTTAGCCCCGagtccttctcctcctttctctCTTGCATCCACAACACCGATTCTTCTTCCAAATCGCCGGTCCGGAAGCAATGCGTTAACCTCCTCTCACTCCTCACGCGCTTCCACGGCGACGCACTAGCTCCATTTTTGTCCAAGATGATTGCAACCGTGCTCCGCCGCCTACGCGACTCTGACTCAGCCGTCCGATCTGCTTGCGTCGACGCCGTCTCCACCATGTCGTCGCGGATCACGAAACTGCCGTTCACCGCTGCGTTCCTCCGCCCGCTCATGGACGCGCTGGCGCAAGAGCAAGACGCCAACTCACAGATCGGCGCCGCGCTCTGCCTT CCNNNNNNNNNNNNNNTTGCCGCCGCCGTCGAGGCTGCGCCGGAGCCGGACGCGGAGGCACTTCGGCGTAGCGCGATGCCGCGGCTCGGGAAGCTCGCAAAGAGCGAAGTCTGCAAGGCAAAGGCCGCGCTCCTGGTGCTGATTGGAAGCGTTGTCGGCGCCGGCGGTGCGTCGAGCAGCGGCGTGCTGAACTGGCTAGTGCCGTGCCTGGTGGAGTTCCTGAGCAGCGAGGACTGGACGGTGAGGAAGGCAGCGGCGGAGGCGCTCGGTAAGGTCGCTACGACGGAGAGAGATTTGGCGTCGCGGCACAGGGCTCTGTGCTTGGATTCCTTGCAGAATCGTAAGTTTGATAAG GTGAAAGTTGTTAGGGAATGCATGAATCGTGCGTTGGAGATGTGGAAGGAGGTAGCTGATGATACATCTGAGGATGCGTTTTCTCCTGCTAAGTCTACATGTTCTTCATTTG GTCCAGATGATAGTAAAGGCCATTGTGTCAATTTTGGCTCTAAATTTTCTCAACCGAAGAAGACAGTCCCTGTAAACAGGTCCCCTCCATCTACACATTCATTCGCATCTTCCGTAGAAAGAGAGAAACCTCTGAAGAATAATAACAAGGACTCAAGAATCAGGATATTGCATCAGCAGGATGACAACAAATTCTCAGATGAGAAACTTGTAACTCCAGTCTCAAAGTCCCCCAATTCGAAAGTGTCTAAGGAAGATGTCATTAAGACGTGTGATTTTGAAGTTTCTAAACCACCCCGAAACCAAAATGTTGTGAACTCAAGGCAAGAGATAAAGCGTGCTCTCTTTAGCAAGACTTCTGATGAGAAAGTTCAAAAATCTAGCGGTTTGAAATCACGTGTTGTTCCATGTTATGGGGATGAAAATATTGAGTCAGATGTTACTGTCAACAATGTAAATGAAGTTTGTGAGAGCCCACAAGATGCTGAGGATTTGTCATTGATTCGTGAACAACTTTTGCAAATCGAAAACCAGCAATCCAATCTGCTAGACCTCCTCCAG AGATTTATTGGAAGCTCCCAAAGTGGGTTGAATTCTCTGGAGACACGTGTAAATGGCTTAGAGATGGCCTTGGATGAAATATCATATGATTTAGCAGTATCAAGTGGAAGGATTCCCAACACGGATGCCACAGAAGACATGTGTTGCAAGCTTCCTGGTTCTGACTTCTTGAGTTCTAAATTCTGGAAGAAGACCGAGACTAGGTTCTCTTCATCGGGAAGCATATCATCACCTATTACAGCAACAGCTGATAAAGCTGATAGCAAACAAATGTTAACTACAACTAATCACAAAAGATTTCAGCATCGTAGGGGTGGATTCTTTGTAAACCCATTGTCAGATGTTGAAAGCGATTCAACCCATTTAGAACAGCATTCACacaaaatggtccaagatgctgaGAAAGCACAAAGTTACAATGCCAGCTGTTTTGATGGCATTTCACCAGCTGCTTGTGAAGCACTGAGGAACCAGAACATCAg GTCATCCGTGTAG